A region from the Medicago truncatula cultivar Jemalong A17 chromosome 6, MtrunA17r5.0-ANR, whole genome shotgun sequence genome encodes:
- the LOC25479685 gene encoding heat stress transcription factor B-2b, which produces MAPSPAPVENNGETTTTTVATPTLESQRSIPTPFLTKTYNLVDDKSIDEVISWNEDGSTFIVWNPTVFASNLLPKYFKHNNFSSFVRQLNTYGFRKVVPDRWEFSNEYFRRGEKRLLCEIQRRKICSPTPSPSSVSVSASTIAAETTTATVAVPSPMPLTVIPTVMQMISPSNSGEEQVISSSSSPARAPAELLDENERLRKENHLLNKELADMRLLCNNIYSLMSNFANNNSQTDGGAQGSRESGMTAVNPKPPLDLMPAVANRSSGEEMNPKLFGVAIGAKRVRENGCENGEKEDDTLLRLHQPGSTDVKSEPLDCSDGGNDRTAWLNQSRRKNQSLSK; this is translated from the exons ATGGCTCCGTCGCCAGCTCCGGTGGAAAACAACGGCGAAACAACCACAACCACCGTTGCAACACCCACCCTTGAGTCTCAGAGATCTATTCCTACACCATTTCTGACAAAAACATATAACCTCGTCGATGATAAATCTATCGACGAGGTTATTTCGTGGAACGAAGATGGATCCACGTTTATTGTTTGGAACCCTACCGTCTTTGCTAGTAATTTGCTTCCTAAATATTTCAAACACAATAATTTCTCCAGCTTTGTTCGTCAACTCAATACTTAT ggattTAGAAAAGTAGTACCTGACCGGTGGGAATTTTCAAATGAGTATTTTCGTAGAGGAGAAAAACGGCTTCTATGTGAGATTCAAAGGAGGAAGATCTGTTCTCCAACACCTTCACCGTCGTCTGTTTCTGTTTCTGCTTCTACAATAGCAGCAGAAACTACAACAGCGACGGTTGCAGTTCCTTCGCCGATGCCGTTGACAGTAATACCAACGGTGATGCAGATGATTTCACCGTCTAACTCCGGTGAAGAACAGGTGATATCATCGAGTTCTTCTCCAGCACGAGCACCAGCGGAGCTTCTCGACGAAAACGAGAGATTAAGGAAAGAGAACCATTTATTGAATAAAGAGCTTGCTGATATGAGATTGCTTTGTAATAATATATACTCTCTAATGTCAAATTTTGCAAACAATAACAGTCAAACAGACGGTGGTGCTCAAGGAAGTAGAGAATCCGGTATGACGGCGGTGAATCCGAAACCGCCGCTTGATTTGATGCCGGCGGTTGCAAACCGGAGCTCCGGCGAGGAAATGAATCCGAAGCTATTCGGTGTGGCGATTGGAGCAAAACGAGTAAGAGAAAACGGTTGTGAAAATGGGGAAAAAGAGGATGATACGCTGTTGCGGCTACATCAACCTGGTTCTACGGATGTGAAATCAGAACCGTTGGATTGTTCGGATGGTGGTAATGATCGAACAGCGTGGTTGAATCAGAGTCGTAGAAAGAATCAGAGTTTGAGTAAATGA